GAGCGATCGGGCGGCTTTCGCCTTGGCGAGGGTCGTTGTTATCCGCCTGCGCTGAATCAGGTTGCACACCAGGCTCGACAGCAGGGCATCCCGATGTTCGGAGGTCCGCCCCAGTTTTACGGTCTTTTTTCGATGCCTCATGGAGGTAGCCTCCTGTCCCGCTCAGCGGCGGCGCTGCGGTTCGTCCGGCAGAGGTTTGAGAAGCTCCGGATCGAAGGTCATCCCCAGCGACAGGCCAAGCTCGGCAAGCTTGGACTTGATTTCGTTCAATGACTTCTTTCCGAAATTTCGATATTTCAGCATCTCCGCCTCGGTCTTCTGCGCCAATTCACCGATCGTCGTGATGTTGGCATTATTCAGACAGTTGGCGGAGCGGACACTCAACTCGATGTCGTTGACGCTCATGTTCAACTTGCGCCGCAGCTCCTCGCGCTCTGCGTCGATCTGTTTCTCCGTCTCCTCGAACTCGATAATGTCCTTGTCGAAGCTGACGAACACATCGAGGTGGTGACGAAGGATCGCGGCGGACATGGTCAACGCTTCATCTGGCGTCACCCGGCCATCGGTCCAAATCTCCATGATCAGCCGATCATAGTCGGTGCGTCGGCCGACACGGGTGTTTTCGACGGAATAGGCGACGCGTCGGACGGGCGAGAACAGCGAGTCGATCGGGATGATGCCGATCTCCTGGTCCTCCTTTTTGTTCCAGTCGGCGGGGCAGTAACCCCGCCCGATGCGAACCTCCAGTTCGGCGTCGAATTTCCCATCGCGGTCCAGCGTGCAGATATGATGGTCCGGATTGAGGATTTCGACCATCCCGCCGGTCTGAATGTCCTTGGCGGTTACCTCGCCCGGACCTTCCACGCTGATCTTCACGCGGCGGGGCTCGCGCGAATAGGATTTGAGGAGAACTTTTTTCAGGTTGAGGATGATGTCCGTCACGTCCTCCACGACGCCGGGCAACGAGGTAAACTCATGCATGGCGCCCTCGATGCG
This genomic interval from Kiritimatiellia bacterium contains the following:
- a CDS encoding DNA-directed RNA polymerase subunit alpha, which gives rise to MPRRLARFEMPKRIIKDENVSTATYGKYVAEPFEAGYGRTIGNSLRRVLLSSLEGAAISSVRIEGAMHEFTSLPGVVEDVTDIILNLKKVLLKSYSREPRRVKISVEGPGEVTAKDIQTGGMVEILNPDHHICTLDRDGKFDAELEVRIGRGYCPADWNKKEDQEIGIIPIDSLFSPVRRVAYSVENTRVGRRTDYDRLIMEIWTDGRVTPDEALTMSAAILRHHLDVFVSFDKDIIEFEETEKQIDAEREELRRKLNMSVNDIELSVRSANCLNNANITTIGELAQKTEAEMLKYRNFGKKSLNEIKSKLAELGLSLGMTFDPELLKPLPDEPQRRR